CCCGATAAATCGCATGAGGAAAATCGCTGACCCGGTGGCCCTTGATGTCCAGATTCAGCTTCCAGCCCATGGCTTCGGCCTGATCGGTGGCGTAACGATACAGCTCGACACCGGTCACGCCCTGACGCCAGAAGGCTTCAACCTTGTCGAAGAGTTCTTTGGACGCTGCCGCACAAGCGACCATTTGCGGATCGGAACCGGTAACGAACGTCGCCCCGGCATCACCTTCGTGGCCTTCCCAGACCACGCCCATATCGATGAAGAAAATGTCTTCGTCGCCCAAAACCGGATCGCCGTCGGAACGCTCCTTGAAGGTCTTCAGCGTGTTGGCGCCGAAGCGGATCAGCAGCGGATGCCAGATCCGGTCCATGCCCAGTTCGACGAGAATTTCTTTACCCCGTGCATGGGCTTCCGATTCGCGCATGCCGGGTTTGATCACCTTGGCGATCTCGTCCACGGCCTTCCAGGTCAACTGCTGGGCGTGGCGCATGGTTTCCAGCACAAAACGCTCACCTACCGCTTCTTTCCCGCTCAGGGCTGTGGTCATCGCTGATTCCTTCTGGCTAATCGCTTGCGCTGTATAGTTTTTTATATTGCGAAACAGGACGCCTAAGATACAACCATGACACAACGTGTCAATTCTCTTCTGCGCGCACCACACCGCGCTCTTCCAGCAAACGCACAAACATGCTCAGACTGCGCGAAACCGTACCCCGCCGCCATACCAGCCACGTCGTCAGATAGCGGAAATCCGACGTCAGCGGCCAGACACTCACCGTCGCGCAACCGGGCATGCTCTGCAGCATGCTGCGCGGCATCAAAGCCAGACCGGCACCTGCGCTGACACAGGCGAGCATGCCGTGATAGGACTCCATTTCAAAAATCTTGCCCGGCACGGCTGCGTCGGTGCTGAACCATTTTTCGAAGTGATGGCGATAGGAACAATTCGAGCGGAATGCATAGATGTTCTCGCCGTTCACGTCCGCAGCGCGCTGGATCGGCCCGTGGTGCAGCGGCGAGATGATGACCATTTCCTCTTCGAATGCCGGAATGCCTTCCAGCGCCGGGTGCAGGACCGGGCCGTCGACGAATGCAGCCGCCAGACGCCCGGAA
The window above is part of the Pseudomonas fluorescens genome. Proteins encoded here:
- a CDS encoding M24 family metallopeptidase; translation: MTTALSGKEAVGERFVLETMRHAQQLTWKAVDEIAKVIKPGMRESEAHARGKEILVELGMDRIWHPLLIRFGANTLKTFKERSDGDPVLGDEDIFFIDMGVVWEGHEGDAGATFVTGSDPQMVACAAASKELFDKVEAFWRQGVTGVELYRYATDQAEAMGWKLNLDIKGHRVSDFPHAIYRGGNLGDFDQAPNAGVWILEIQIEHPELPYGAFYEDLLI
- the ptrR gene encoding putrescine utilization regulator PtrR, which codes for MDLVQLEIFKAVAEHGSISAAAAQIHRVPSNLTTRIKQLEEDLGVDLFIREKSRLRLSPAGWSFLEYARRILDLVQEARATVAGEEPQGAFPLGSLESTAAVRIPGLLATYNQQHPKVDLDLSTGPSGTMIDGVLSGRLAAAFVDGPVLHPALEGIPAFEEEMVIISPLHHGPIQRAADVNGENIYAFRSNCSYRHHFEKWFSTDAAVPGKIFEMESYHGMLACVSAGAGLALMPRSMLQSMPGCATVSVWPLTSDFRYLTTWLVWRRGTVSRSLSMFVRLLEERGVVRAEEN